The proteins below come from a single Elusimicrobiaceae bacterium genomic window:
- the mltG gene encoding endolytic transglycosylase MltG, with the protein MKKAIITLLLTAAISGGLWARYFLPGPVVEIDIAEGASGAAIARQLKSKGVISSTTLFRGLLKVSAMSSRLKPGRYRINSSIGAEIALWRLAHDEGRVYLKVTFPEGWRIEEYGARLEESGVCKSGEFVRLARERGLEGYLFPSTYLLEPNTPPQRIIEAMLGEYNKTIKPLLAKDVPDYLRTKDVLTVASIVQREALYDDERPLVASVYLNRIRQRKALEADPTVQYAVGYCAREGRWWKKALSYDDLKIDSPYNTYKYQNLPPGPICSPGYESVYAVLHPAPGDAIFFVADTTGRHTFNSAYSDHLKAKALMKKRLREGKNN; encoded by the coding sequence GTGAAAAAAGCGATAATAACCCTTCTCCTGACGGCCGCCATAAGCGGCGGACTGTGGGCTCGTTACTTTCTGCCCGGCCCCGTTGTTGAAATTGACATAGCGGAAGGCGCGAGCGGCGCGGCAATAGCGCGCCAGTTAAAAAGCAAAGGCGTCATTTCCAGCACGACACTGTTTCGCGGGCTGCTGAAAGTGTCGGCGATGTCGAGCAGGCTTAAACCCGGCCGGTACCGGATAAACAGCTCTATCGGCGCGGAAATTGCGCTCTGGCGGCTGGCGCATGACGAAGGCCGGGTTTACCTGAAAGTGACGTTCCCCGAAGGCTGGCGGATAGAGGAATACGGCGCCCGGCTTGAAGAATCCGGCGTCTGCAAAAGCGGGGAGTTCGTGCGGCTCGCCAGGGAACGCGGCCTTGAGGGCTATCTTTTTCCGTCAACTTACCTGCTGGAGCCGAACACCCCGCCGCAACGGATAATCGAGGCGATGCTGGGCGAGTATAACAAGACCATCAAACCGCTGCTCGCCAAAGACGTGCCGGACTACCTGCGCACGAAAGACGTGCTGACCGTCGCTTCCATCGTCCAGCGGGAAGCGCTTTATGACGACGAACGGCCGCTGGTGGCTTCGGTCTATTTAAACCGTATCAGGCAGCGCAAAGCGCTGGAAGCTGATCCTACGGTGCAATACGCCGTCGGCTATTGCGCCCGCGAAGGCCGGTGGTGGAAGAAAGCGCTCAGTTACGACGATCTCAAGATTGACTCGCCTTACAACACCTACAAATACCAGAACCTGCCGCCGGGCCCGATCTGCAGTCCGGGTTACGAGTCAGTGTATGCGGTGCTTCATCCCGCGCCCGGCGACGCGATTTTTTTCGTGGCCGACACCACCGGCCGGCACACCTTCAACTCCGCATACAGCGACCATCTCAAAGCGAAAGCGTTAATGAAGAAACGACTGCGCGAAGGCAAAAACAATTGA
- the thpR gene encoding RNA 2',3'-cyclic phosphodiesterase, translating into MRLFIAVAAAGGFLQEALMTQARLKQSGMRASWTKPEQFHLTLHFLGETDPARLPDIRAALDAAAKTESFELACGRIGFFPEYGEPRVVWLGVQQPARLARLRDRIGAELASRGLYADSRPFAAHLTLGRIARAGGTQKLPDEANAPAPRAGKPAMRVMRAALYESLRSGSGTEHKELYGAALKRSGIP; encoded by the coding sequence ATGCGGCTGTTCATAGCTGTCGCGGCGGCCGGCGGATTTCTGCAAGAGGCTTTAATGACGCAGGCCCGGCTGAAACAGTCCGGCATGCGGGCCAGCTGGACCAAACCGGAGCAGTTCCACTTAACCCTGCATTTTTTAGGCGAAACCGACCCGGCACGGCTGCCGGATATCCGTGCCGCACTCGACGCTGCCGCAAAAACCGAATCCTTCGAACTGGCCTGCGGCCGGATCGGTTTTTTCCCCGAATACGGCGAGCCGCGTGTTGTCTGGCTTGGGGTACAACAGCCGGCGCGGCTGGCGCGATTGCGCGACCGCATCGGCGCGGAACTGGCGAGCCGCGGCCTGTACGCCGACAGCCGCCCTTTCGCCGCGCATCTTACTTTGGGCCGGATTGCGCGCGCCGGCGGCACGCAAAAACTGCCTGACGAAGCGAACGCGCCGGCGCCCCGCGCCGGGAAGCCGGCCATGCGGGTAATGCGCGCGGCGCTTTATGAAAGCCTGCGTTCCGGGTCCGGCACGGAACATAAGGAGCTTTACGGCGCGGCACTTAAAAGGAGCGGCATCCCGTGA